GAACTTAGCCGAAAGCCTTTCTGAAAATCCTCCAAAGCTGTTATAGTACAGGGAAGGTCCTAAAGCAATAATTTCATTGATATTCCAGAATGCTGTGGGCTGAACACCGACTTCATCAAATATTTGATTTTCTTCTTCTCTATATTTCTGAAAGAAGGCGAGGGTGGCAATACTTAGATTACTATTGGCATTGATCGGATAATTAGAGAATAAGGTGAAGTCTGTTTTCTCAAACCCTGAAAACAATTCCAGTTGAGTAAACTGTGCTTGCAGAGTACTTACAAAACCAATTAAGAATGTTGTCGATATGAGTTCTATTCTTTTCACACTTCAAAATTCCGACGGGGCGGTGTGAAAAAAAATGAACTAGTTTAAGACTTTTACGTTCGGTTGACTTTTGTGATAATTTTGCTCATAAATTCTGGTGTAATCCCAATATATCCGGCCAAGTCTTTTTGGGTTATCCTATTGACAATTTGAGGATATTTCTTTTTAAAATTGATATATCTTTCTTCCGCGGTTAGCGATATTCCATGGTTTGAGCGTCGGATATAACTTATTAAAGACTTTTGATATAAGATGCGATAGAACCGTTCAAATTTTGGAATCTCTCGAAACAACAAATCATAATTCTCTCTCGAAATTCCCAGAAGTTCTGAATGTTCAGTTGCTTTAATATAATACCTAGAAGGTTCTTTGGTCATAAAGCTCGACAAATCACCAGTCCAGTAATCTTCAATAGCAAACATT
This genomic window from Maribacter sp. MJ134 contains:
- a CDS encoding Crp/Fnr family transcriptional regulator translates to MSQELNYKESHTLVLKNVSRFIDLTKLEKKKYISLLTEVKVEKKDFLMQAGEIAKYEYFITKGCLKVYTLDDDGAPHISMFAIEDYWTGDLSSFMTKEPSRYYIKATEHSELLGISRENYDLLFREIPKFERFYRILYQKSLISYIRRSNHGISLTAEERYINFKKKYPQIVNRITQKDLAGYIGITPEFMSKIITKVNRT